GTCGAGGAGGCCGTAGTCGCCCATGGAGCGGAATCCGATGCGCGGCAGCGCGTACAGCCAGAGGCCGATGCCGAGGAGCAGCGGCAGCCAGCTGAGAAGAAGGTCGGGTCGCAGCAGGTCGGGCGGCCTGCGGGTGCGCGGCCGGGCGGTGTCGCCGGGTGATTCCTGGCCGGTGGCGTCCAGGGCGGGCGAGGGCGAGCTGCGCCCTGTGAGCGGTGCGGGCACGCGTTGACGCACAGTGCGACTCCCCCCACGGATGTGGTCGCGGCCGTCACGCCGCTGTCCCTTCAGCGAAGTATAGGAACTGATTTCGTGTTTGCGTGGCTCTCTGCCCCGGTTGCCCAGCTGCCCCCGCTACCCCGCGAAGACCGGGCCCTTCAAGACCGCGCGGGCCCGCCGGTAGAGCCGCCACCCGACAGTCGGCAGCGAGTCGGGGAACGGCGCGACCGGCGCGCCGCGACCGTCCATCCACGCCTCGACGTCCGCGACGGTGTGGCTGCGGCGCAGTATGAGGCGGGCGATGCGGTACGTCTCGTCGGTGTCCGAGCTCAGTGCGTGCCGCACCGCGACCGCCGACGCATAGCCCGCGCGGGCGGCGGCCTCGCGCACCGCGCGGCTGTTGTAGCCGTGCGGATAGGCCAGGTGTGTCACCCGATGGCCGAGGACGTCCTCCAGAACCCCCTTGGGCTCGCGCAGTTCACGGTGGAGTGCCTGCGGCGGAAGGGTGTCCAGCTGCGGGTGGGTCACGGTGTGCGCGCCCACCTCCATTCCGTGCTGCTCCAGCAGTGGCGCCTGCGAGAGGGTCATCATCGGCGCGGGCGGCAGCAGACTGCGCCGGCCCGGGGTGATGGCCCCGGTGGTGAGATACGCGGTGGCGGGCAGTGCGCGTGAGGCGAGCGCCTCGGCGGTGGACCGCGGCAGATCGGCGAAGCCGTCGTCGAAGGTGAGGACGACGGGCCGGGACGGCACCGGGGCACGGCCGGCGAGCTGGTCCGCGAGCGCGCCGATGGTGACCGGGGTGCGGCCGCTGGCCACGATCGCGTCCAACTGCGCGCCGAACTCCCGTGGCGTGACGGTGAACTCGGCGATCCAGTCGGGCGGCTCGTCCATCACTGCGTGGTAGAGCAGTACGGGGATCCGGGGCATTGTCGTACCAGCGCCTCTCACCGTTCGTCCCGTTGCGGCCTGCTGCCCCACGGGAGCGGAACGCCGCGTACTCGTCGGCGTGCCTTGGCATACCCGATCGGCCCGGCCAGCATGCCGCGCCGCTCGAGCCGGGAGAGATGGCGCGGCCACTGATAGTTCTGCACCCCGTGCTCCCCGGGCACCGCTGCGCCGCCCGCGTCGCGGTGTGCGGTGATGGAGCGGGCGTGCGCGAGTCCGCGCGGCAGCTTTCTGAGCAGCGCGGGCAGCAGCGCGGGCCGGCGGACCAGGACGGCAGTGAGATACGCGGTGAGGCCTGCGCCGTAGCCGTACGCCTGGTTCTTCAGGTCCTGCCAGCTCTCGCGGTGGTGGTGCCAGACCAGCGCGTCGGGGGTGTAGCGCAGCCGGTGCCCGGCGGCGAGGACGCTGACGAAGGCGTACAGGTCGTCGCCGCCCCTGGCCGGAGTGCCGGTGCCGGTGGCGGGGTCGAAGCCGCCGATCTCGCGCAGCACCGTGGCGCGGAAGGCCATATTGGCGCCGGAGCCGAAACTGCCCGCGGTGAACGGGAAGAGCGGTTCGCCGGCGGGCGGGTGTGCCGGGTCGTACTGGCGCGGTGTGAAGCCCTTGGCGAAGCCGCCGTGGCTCTCGAGGAGGATCTGCGCGGGTGTGCGCAGCCGGGCGGGCAGGATCAGCCCTGTCGCACAGCCCAGGCCCGGATCGCCGGCGAAGGGCGCGGTCAGCGCGGTGAGCCAGTGCGGATCGGCGACGACGTCGTCGTCGGTGAAGGCGATGACCGCGCCGTCGGCGGCGGCGACCCCGCGGTTGTGGGCGACGGCGAGACCCGGTACGGGCTCACGGACGTACCGGACGCGCTCCCCGTATTTGTGCTCGACCAGGTCGTGGGTGGCGTTGGTGACGGGCGCGTTGTCGACGACGACGATCTCGAAGTCCGGGTGGTCCTGGGCGAGCAGCGAATCGAGCGCGCGGGCGAGCTGATCGGCGCGCTCGCGGGTTGCGACGACGATGGTCACCCGGTCCTGTGGCCCAGGTGGGCCGGGGGCGTGTGCGGGGTCCTGTGGCCCAGGTGGGCCGGGGGCGTGTGCGGGGTCTTGTGGCCCAGGTGGGCCGGGGGCGTGTGCGGGGTCTTGTGGCCCAGGTGGGCCGGGGGCGTGTGCGGGGTCTTGTGGCCCAGGTGGGCCGGGGGCGTTGGTGGTTGCTGCCCGGTGGGTGGTTTCCTCGTGGGCACCCGGAGGGGTTGCCGCGCCGTGGGTGGATTCCTCGTGGGCAGCCCAAGAGGCCGGCGGCACATCGTGTGCGAGCTTGGCGCGGGCGGCCGCGGCGACGACATCGGCCGGGTCCCGCCCGGGCGGGACGGTGCAGACGACGGTGGCGACGGGCCTGCCGCGGAGCCGGACGAGTGCGTAGACATCACCGCCCCGGACGGGCTGACCCCCGCCCGGCCCGGGTCCGAACCGCAGGACGGCGCCGTCGAGGCCGTCCAGATCCAGCTCGGCCACCTGGATCTCGGCCGGCCACTGTCTCTGCGGTCCCGGTGGCCTCTGTGGTGTGCTCGGCATGCGAATCCCCCGCCTGCTCGGATGTTCCGGCTGTTCAGTTGCCCCGCAACTTGCCGACCTGGTTCAGCGCCTTCTGCGCGTATCCGGCCAGCCGCGGCCTGCTGCGTACGAAACTGTGCGCGCGGCGCGACGGTTCGCGGCTCAGCCAGTACAGGGCCGCCCGCGCCCCCGGCAGGGCCGAGGAGCCCTCGTGGACCCGTAGCTCACCGGTCTTCAGCGCGTCCTTGTACTCGGCGGCCCCGCGCCCCAGGTCGAGCATTCCGATGCCCTCGGCGGCGGCGGACTCCGCCATCCGCAGATGCAGGATCAGACCCGGCGAGTACTTGGCGAACTCGACGTCGTACGCCGGGAACCAGCAGGACAGCACGGTGCGCGAGCGCAGCCCGAAGTGTGCGGCGACGGGCCGGTCGGCGACATACAGCACGGACAGCACTCCGGAGCAGCCGGACGTGCGTGTCGCGTGCAGCAGCCGGACCAGGGTGTTGATCCACTCCTGTGCGAAGCGGTCCCGGCGGCCGGTCCTGCGGTACTGCGCGGATTTCCACTCCATGAGCGCACGCAGCGCGGCCGGGTCGCGCTCGTCGAAGACGAACCGCACCTGGCCCGCCTGCCGCCCCAGCCGGCGTTCCTTGGCCAGGGTGGTCTTGAGGAACTTGGGCGACTGCGCGCGCAGGACCTCCTCGTACGCCGGGTATCCCGCGCCGATGTCGATCACGGGAGAGGCGTATTCCTCTGCGGCATCAGGCACGAACATGCCCTGGCTCGCCTCGAGGTTGTCGAATTCCCACGCCGACAGCCCGCAGGCGCGCAGCAGCTCACGGGGCGCGATGGTGAGGCCGGAGCGGAGCACGGCGCCCTGGCAGTCGGAGACCCCCAGACCGATCGCGCGTCCGTGGCCCAGTGGCCCTCGTTCGTACGGAAAGAAGCCGACGGGCTCCCTGTCCTCCCACAGCACCGCCACCCTGGCCGCGGGCCGCACGCGGCCGACGGTGAGGGTGAACTCCGGCTCCATGAACGGATTGGCGGGTGCGCCGGTCTTGGCGCGCAGCTCCCGCCAGGCCTCGATCTCTCTCTCGCCCAGCTCGTCCGGTTTCACGACACGAATGCGTACACCGCTCAACTCGACCCCCCCGGTCCCTCCCCATGAGCTTTTCCCCAGGACAGGACGCTACCGGCCCATATCCCGACAGGGTAGGGAGCATCG
This portion of the Streptomyces sp. NBC_01750 genome encodes:
- a CDS encoding glycosyltransferase family 2 protein encodes the protein MQVAELDLDGLDGAVLRFGPGPGGGQPVRGGDVYALVRLRGRPVATVVCTVPPGRDPADVVAAAARAKLAHDVPPASWAAHEESTHGAATPPGAHEETTHRAATTNAPGPPGPQDPAHAPGPPGPQDPAHAPGPPGPQDPAHAPGPPGPQDPAHAPGPPGPQDRVTIVVATRERADQLARALDSLLAQDHPDFEIVVVDNAPVTNATHDLVEHKYGERVRYVREPVPGLAVAHNRGVAAADGAVIAFTDDDVVADPHWLTALTAPFAGDPGLGCATGLILPARLRTPAQILLESHGGFAKGFTPRQYDPAHPPAGEPLFPFTAGSFGSGANMAFRATVLREIGGFDPATGTGTPARGGDDLYAFVSVLAAGHRLRYTPDALVWHHHRESWQDLKNQAYGYGAGLTAYLTAVLVRRPALLPALLRKLPRGLAHARSITAHRDAGGAAVPGEHGVQNYQWPRHLSRLERRGMLAGPIGYAKARRRVRGVPLPWGSRPQRDER
- a CDS encoding polysaccharide deacetylase family protein, encoding MPRIPVLLYHAVMDEPPDWIAEFTVTPREFGAQLDAIVASGRTPVTIGALADQLAGRAPVPSRPVVLTFDDGFADLPRSTAEALASRALPATAYLTTGAITPGRRSLLPPAPMMTLSQAPLLEQHGMEVGAHTVTHPQLDTLPPQALHRELREPKGVLEDVLGHRVTHLAYPHGYNSRAVREAAARAGYASAVAVRHALSSDTDETYRIARLILRRSHTVADVEAWMDGRGAPVAPFPDSLPTVGWRLYRRARAVLKGPVFAG
- a CDS encoding GNAT family N-acetyltransferase is translated as MRVVKPDELGEREIEAWRELRAKTGAPANPFMEPEFTLTVGRVRPAARVAVLWEDREPVGFFPYERGPLGHGRAIGLGVSDCQGAVLRSGLTIAPRELLRACGLSAWEFDNLEASQGMFVPDAAEEYASPVIDIGAGYPAYEEVLRAQSPKFLKTTLAKERRLGRQAGQVRFVFDERDPAALRALMEWKSAQYRRTGRRDRFAQEWINTLVRLLHATRTSGCSGVLSVLYVADRPVAAHFGLRSRTVLSCWFPAYDVEFAKYSPGLILHLRMAESAAAEGIGMLDLGRGAAEYKDALKTGELRVHEGSSALPGARAALYWLSREPSRRAHSFVRSRPRLAGYAQKALNQVGKLRGN